The following nucleotide sequence is from Manis pentadactyla isolate mManPen7 chromosome 13, mManPen7.hap1, whole genome shotgun sequence.
GAGCTGAGCAGCAGGCACTGATGTTTTCATTCCCTGTGCTCTGCAGGGCCCCCATGTCCCTGAGCTGTGGGCCAGGCAACCCTCATGAAACTGCTAATATGCCGTAGTTAAGTGCTCATAGTCTGTATTTAGGCATCGTCTCATCTGTTATCCTCTTTCATGTTATCTAAAGCAGCAGCAAGCACATAGAACTGCCATCATCAGGATCAAACTGTGTACCTACATCATGAAGGGAAGTGTATGTTCCCTAAAGCACAGCAACAGTCTGAGTCTCATTCTGGCCAAAAGAATAAGTTATCAGGAATAAACTCTACCCTTGGAGGGTGGGGTCTTACTCATCTGTGTACCCCCAGTAACTGGCACATATTAACTGTTTGAAGTAAACGAGAGGAGGGATAGAGGCTCTTAAGAGTTAATACAGTAAGCTCGTAACTACTGCTTCATTGGAATGCAGGCTCACTGGTGGGAAGTGCACAGCAGGGCACACTCGATTAGGAACAGGTCACATTCTCTGGGTACTTTCCGTTTCTCCCAGAGATAAGAGAGGTTATTTAAGGAATGCTAATGATAAACTCAACCAGGTGAAAAGTCCAACCCCAAAGCTAGTTAAGGcctgaaaggaacagaaaagctGAAAAGGCCTGGGCCCCTGGGATTTCAGGATGGCTGAGATTAGGTCCCTGCATCACCTGTTTTCAGGTCGCTTGGTTTGTAGCCCTTGGCTGAcaacatttatatacagtaaaatcttgtgttttaaatcttaattttaaaaattattcaggaAGGATGGTTGATAAGATGCCAAGAAAGGACTGACGTTTCCTGTGGGCAAGCTAGTCCTAAAGAAGCCAGGTGCCCACAAGTAGCAGTACATCACCGGTGCCCACACCAGACTCCATGGTTCACTCCCAAAATGTAGCCCATCAGAAAGCCCTGGAAGTGCCAACAGGCAACACAAGACTTCAACATGGGGTCAGCAGGTGAACTTACATatggctttattttcttcttaagattGCCTGAGCTGCTTAAAACATTTCAGATTACCAGTATACCAACTGGAAGTGTCCCTTCACGAGCAGCCTAGCTAGCCTAACTAGCCGACTAGGGAGGGAAAAAGCACCCTTCAGTATGTCCTGACCCACTGGATGCTCTCTGGTTGTATTTATCCAGACTGATTACTAACAAGAGAGATGCGTTTGGATGCTACCGTTCTGCATTAGGAGGAGGATTCAAGAGCAACAGCGATGAGTCAAGTAAGCGCTGTTTCCCTGCCTCCTTATTTTAACTTCTATGATAGAAGAACCTAAATAAATACTTCCTTTTAAGCCACACTATATTGAAGGGTTTGCTGGCTGGTTGATTATACTATGTCCTCCCTCATCCATCACTCTGGCTTTTATCTGAATGATGACTACGTAGCGTGCTTAGAAAACTAAATTATGCTTTATACTGTCTATATGTATCCCACTATACAGAAAACAGTGCTCCTTATCTGGAGACTGGAGAACAAACACACATGTCCCCAGAAATGCACCTAAGGTGACATGGGCAATTTGGTTTGTAATAAATGTAGTATTTCTAGTTAGTAGGGAAAGAATACACTAGTCAGTGATGTTGGAATAATgtgaaaaatgtaaaatggtatctcTGCCACATGACAGTGACAAAACTGTATTTCAAATAGATAATCAATTATACTTTTAAAACtctgaaaatattaatgaaaatgaaGGCTATTATCTTTAAAATGTCAGGGTTAAGAAAAGCCTAAGACGCAAAAGCTAGGaaccataaaataaaatgttggtaGATCTAATAAGATAAAATACCTTTAGAGCAAAAGGCTCCATATGCCAAGGTTAAAAAATGACAGACTGGAAGAAAGTTTTCTACACATACAAAAAGCTAATATCCAGAAGATATAAAGGGCCACCTCAAATAACATGAAGAAGCCAAATACCCTAGAAGAAAACCGGCAAAAAAGATTTATTTACCACTGGAGAGCACATACAAATCTCCATATGAATGGATGCTAAGATTACTGAAGCCAGAGAAATGAAACAGGGAAAGTACTGTAACACAGGGACACTGGTAAGACCCACACAAAGTTAAAGGCATACTGTGCTATCCAGCACTGGCTCGGTGTGGGGGAAACGGGACTTGCTGGGGGGAGTGTAAGCTGGCATGGCCTTTTTGGCAGCACAACTGGAGTATCAAAACTTTCAGTATACCTGCCTGACCCAGGCCAGGAACGTCCACCAGGAACACACAcgtgtgcatacacacattaacactCACTGGGCACTGGCTTTCAACAGCGCGTATGTGTGCCTGAACAGAGAAGCACAGTGCCCTTTGGATGACGATGGTATCGGTAAAAAAGTCACTATCTGGAGGACGTAGAAAGATCCTCaagacatattttaaataaataaaccaaatcaCAGAACAATGTATATAGATTAAGGTCCTCTCTCataaggattcttttttttttttttttttaactgtgtgtATATAGATGAAAATGCTCAGGAAAAGGACTGGAAGGATAAAtgccaaaataccaacagtaatTAGCCCTCATGAAGAGAGAATTACAGGGTGGTGAAAGAAATTGTCTATTTTACTCTAGGTACTTCTATGCAGTTTTAACATTTCATAAGAATGTATGCATGTACTGCACTTTCaaaaattcatttcaaaattaaagaaCTCTTTGGCAAATAAGTATGTTTGGGTTACACGAAGTGATACAGACAGGGCTTCTAATTTGTTCCTAAAGAAAGAGAAGTTTCCTGGCTCTTAGGGAGCTTTACAAAGTTCCCTAAAGCAGAAAGGCCTTTCTTCAGCACTCAAGTACTCACAGCCTGAGAGGTGGAAACAACTGTTGTGCTCACAGGGACCTGCCGCACAGTCGGGGCCCCGGTCCCAAGGCTGATGGGGGTGCTTGCAGTCCCAGAAGCCACGGCCACAGTCTTGGACACAGCAGCATTCATACTGGGCAGAGACACTGCTGAAGAATGGACAGTCCCAGACCCACTGGCCACAGAGGACACTTGCTTGGCATGGGCTGCAACGGTAATAGTCTGGCCTGCTTTGGGAGGCATCACACCCAGGCCCTGCACAATGCGGATCGTGGCAGCAGGTTTCGCTTCTGAGGAGGCCACCGTGTTTTTCCCCTTTTGGTCGGCCACACTCACACCAAGTGCTGGCATTAAGCGAAAAGCTGAACTTGAGGCTTCGGTTGTTTTGAGGTCAGGAGCCACTTTGACCACGGTGGTGCCTGCAGGAGTGGGTGCAGGGGTGCCGGCTGAGCTGGCCGCAGTGGGGCCATCGGCCGCATGGGCCGCAGCCGAGGTGACATGGAAGGTAGCGGAGATGCCTTTGCCCCCAGGGCCGCTCCCTGGCCCAAAGAGGTCCTGCGTCAGTTTGACCGTGGTGACTTGGGACTTGGCCAATGTGGCCATCATGTCCGGAGTGATTCGCAGAACTGTCTGGCCTTTGGCATCTGTGGTGATGGAAGAGGGTGGCAGACGCAAAACATCCTTACCCTGGATACGGAAGTTAGCAGCTGTGAGTGGCATGCTGTTGCCCGTCTGGGGCTTCACCCCCAGCTGCCCTGTGATTGCCACCTGCATGAGGAAGAAACAGCACTGACAACGGGATTCACAGACTGGGTATGCAGTGTAATGAGGTAAacctccatttcttgggtatgcgtatttcacatattttcctaacttattattttgaaaaatagtaaATGTTCACAAAAGTAGAGAATAGTATAATAAATCCATGTACCTGTCATTGAGCTTCAAAAATCATCACTTTgccaatctttttttctctctctttcaccaTTTTTTTGTGGAAGGTGGTGAGAGGGGAGttggaatattttaaagaaaaccaatacacagttgacccttccACAAAACAGGTTTGAACAGCATTGGGTCCCCCTgtatgaggatttttttttcagcaaatatattggaaaactttttggatttacaataatttgaaaaaagtttcttttctctagcttatggTAAGAACATaaaacagaatacacagtaacacagcaaatgtgttaatcaactgtttgtgTTATCAACAAGGCTTCAGTCAGCAGTAGACTGTTAGTAGTTTAGTTTTGGAGGAGTGAGAAGTTACACGTGGATTTTTCACCTCATGGAGTTTGGTGCCTGCAACCCaagttgtttaagggtcaactataCATCATTTTGGCGATCAATACTTCCATACACATCTTTAACCTAGAAAAGgacttcttaaattaaaaaaaaaaactacctataaTATTACCTGAGAGCATATTAATCACATTTCCTCAACTGTCTCAGAAAGGTCTGTTAATAGTTACATCAACCTTCACTTTGAGAGCAGTACAATGTCACGGAGCTTAAAAGCCTGGGCCTAGAGCCAGACTCCCTGGGTTCACACACCAACTCCTCTAAAGCCAATCTTTCCCACGTAGTAGACACAGCCCTTCTAGCCTCAGGAGGCTATTCTCCTCCCCTCTTTACTGGACCACTGCCATCAGAATGCAAACATGCTGTAACACTTCCCACCCTAAAAAGCAGCAAACCCTTGTTCTCCTCCACAGctccctctcctgctccagcCCAGTCCTCTGCTCTCATCAAAagcaaaactgctctaaaaattacTTATATTCACTGTTTCCACTTCCTCACCTTACATTCTCTTTTGAACTCAACCAATCCCAAATAGCCACCAAACTGGCAGGCCACCAGGCACCCACATTATTTCTGTCTGTTGAGTGATCAATTCCAAggcccatgcacacacacactctcaccccAATGTAGGTGCTGACTTCGTGAGcacacttttctctgttatagAATCTCCACACCTCAGTGTTTCCTTCTGTCAGTAAATGACATCACGCTGCACTCAGTAAAATGCCGTGGCGTCATTCTCCACTCCCTTCTCTCAGACCCTACAATTAAACCACAGGAAAACCACACCAGCTCCACTTCAACCCTGTATTCAGAATCCCAGCACTTCCCACGGACACAGCACCACCTCACAAGGAGTCAGCATCATCTCTCACCTGACTGCAGTCAACTGCCTCTGAACAGGTTTACTCTCCCCATCATGTCCATTCAATGAGGCAGCCAGCAGTTTCTTTAAATGTCAACTCGATCAAGTCATTCTGCCTCACTATTTTTCAATGGCTCCCACTTCATTTAAGTTATTAAATCAGAGTCCCACAAGATTTAACCATTGGCAACCTTACCTCCTAACACTTTCACATTCGTTCACAAGGCTTCAGCCACAATGGCTTTCCTGTTATTTCTCACTCAGGCATTTCCACTGCCTATCCCTATGCCTGGAAGGCTCTATCTCCAGATAATCTTAACATGGCACTCTTCCCTCACTCATCTCtaatgccatctcctcagaccaGCCCTCCCTGATCACCCTGGTTTACAGGCACACTGCCACCATACCCCCTCCTGATTACTGATGCTCACAGCTCTTATTGTACTTGACCTCAAAGGGTGTGTCTGTCCCCTAGCTCTATGAAAACATGAACTCCACAAAGGCAAGGACTTGGTCTGTGTAATATACCAGGAAGCCCTCAATACTTtggaaagtgcctggcacacaaaaagcactcaataattatttgtttaatgaaaaaaatgttacttTATCATTTGGCTTCCatgtcttcatctgtgaaatggggataacacAAGTATCTACCCTGTGGTGTTAGGATTATTTAATATCTATAAAATGTTCTGCACAGTGCAGACACATGGTAAGCACCCATCAGTATTCATTGCTATTTTGCCTAAGAATTCCTTGAAGTTCAATGATTATCAATGCATATTCACaactaagaaagtaaaaatgtctTCTACCTTTACTAGCGCTAAACTGAAACACCAATAATAAGTTATACCATAGGATTTTAACTAAATAAGTTCATGGAGAATCTACTCCAAATCCAGAACCTCAGCTACTAAATGCTGAATAATtatatggaaagaaaaacaaaagaaatctctTTAGCACCTGTAAAGCTTGAGCTGCCCTTGCTAGGAACTCATACTTGAAATATGTATGAACTAAAGACCAAAGATCACAAATCACTCAGACTCCGCTGTCCTTTGCTTTTGGACAAAGGCGTCAGATCCACTGAAAACATTTCCGCCTACCTGCTTGATAATATTCTGTCCTGTGACATTCTGAATGACGGCAGCTGTGGAGGCACTTGGGGCAGAGCCGCCGGGAGAACTCGTGGCTGGCTTGCTCACAGGGCTGGCTGTGGCAGGGAGGCTTGTCACCGTGAGCCCCGCCTGCCCAGGTCCAGGTCGCTGCACAGTGGCTGCCGCGGTCTGAGCTTTGACTGGAACCGTGGCCACTGCTGTCTGGTTCAGAGTGTGAAGCCAAGAGTTTAGTTAGGCACTGACCCTGCAGACCAGCTCACCACCACCTGGGAAGCACTCTGCTATGAGCACCACTGACCCAACATGCTTAAGCTCCCTGCTCCCGGAATGGACACTGTAAAGTTCTTCCATTTGTGCAGAACATCTAAATTTCAGAATGCTTTCACATTTAACATCACACTTTATTCCTACACACTGGGGACAAGTACTGTACCCCTTTCACAGTAAGGGAAACTGAGGGAGAAGATAAAACTCTTCTCTAAAATTACATAACCAGTTAGTGGCACAGTCAAATTAAAGGCACAATGGAAGGAGCCTGAAATTTAACATCAAAGGTCTGGATTTATGTCCCACCTCTACGAGACTCCCGATGTTACAATCCTGGGTAAACACTGAACTTCTCAGAAGTTCTGATTCTCAGCATGTAAAATACAACTTATAAAAATGCTTATCCAACTTTGCACATTAAATGAGCTGCTGTGATAATCATCATCAGTAGCAATACTCTAGACTCCTTAGTCCTAACCCAGAATGCCCACTGGACTCACTGGGCCATGTTGGGTCTGCTCCCCACTTACCTGGGGCATGACTTTGGTCTGTGTAACAGTAGCCGGAACACGAATCTGTGGTCCTGCTGGCATCTGTGGCAGTGTCTGTGTTGGCCCTGCTGACTGCTGAGTAACAGCAGGAAGGGAAGGCTGGGCCACCACCCGCACCTGGGGTAGTCCAGTTGAGCCAGAGTGGCTCACAACACGGGCAGCAGCCTGAGAACTTGGAGGAGCCTGGCTGGAAGCTGGGGAAAGCATTGTTCCCAACTGTGGTATTGTGGGTGAAGACACCAGAAGAACACTAGAGGGAAAACCATTGGGgcagacaaaaaaaacaaaaacttagaaCACGCGTACAAAAGGAACTTGGAGGGAGAAAGCTGGAGCAGGAATAGAAGAACTTACCCTGAGCTAGACTTAGCTGGTTCTGAGGCAGTAGTGGGGCCACTTTTGTTCACTGATGATATAGGTGGAGGGGAGATTGGTGTGGCAGGCAGCGCTGGagtggtgggggtcacaggtgtGACAGGGGTGGGTGGCATGCTGGAGTCACTGAGGCTCATCTGGCTCTGCTCAGAAGGGCCGCTGCTGAGAACCTTCACTGAGCTCTCCTTGCTGCCGGACTTCTGCGGGCCGAAGATAGAGAAATTCATGTGCAGACATAACAAAGGCCCACTAAGGGCAGGCACGGCCCCCACGGTCCCTGATGCACTGCTCAGGGAAGGCCTGGCTATCGCCATCCCCAAAAACCTTTAAGGCAGGTGCTCTCAGGAAGTCACTTACCACCTTGGACGGGGGCTTGGGTTTTTGCTGAAGGGCTTTCCTGGCTTTTGCTGCAGCTGCTTGTGCTTGGTGAATCCGCTCTACAAAAAAGAGTTGTAAGCTTCAGCACAAGTTTAACCTCAGCACGGTAAGGCAGGTGCTTTCATTAAGAGTCAAGGCCTTGCTAGAGGGCCAAGTCCTGCCTCTAAAATCCTGTTGGGTCTGACTGCCAAGGAAAAGAACAATGGAATTGGAGTTCAAAGGCAGAAGCATCCCTGGTCTAGCTGGACACATGCCCAGAGGTCTCACATACCAAACTCTTCCTCGCTTCGGTCACGATGCAGGTAGATCCACAGTTTGCATCCAATGTCATACTTCACACATGGGTCCTTCTCATAATGCAGCCGATCCAGGGCGCCACTCACCACTGTATTCACCTAAGACACAGAAAAAAGGGGTAAAGGACGAGTCAGACTCAAACACCAGGAAGACCCCTGGATGCAGGTCACAGCTGATGGATACATCACAGCACAGCCTGGAGGTTGCACTAAAAATAACTCAGTCTAACACCTGGCAAAACAAGAAGGCCTGTCAGATTCCAGAGGAAGTGAGTTGCCCTCACCTGAAGGAGACAGTGAACTAAGAAGCTTTTGGAGGAACTAAAAAGAAAGTCTGGAGTCAAATTCATGCCTCACTAACAGCAAGGGTCTCAGATCAGTGTTTGCATTTCGGGATATACTTCATTGCTCTCTAATTtcgttttttttaaatgtatgctataatattttatatttccttctaAGTTTCTGAAACCCATTCTGGAACAACACAGAAATAACCTCCTCTCCATCCTACCTGAGTGCTGGTGACGTCTGGTGCAAGAAACTGGGAGTCCTTTAGCAATTCACAGATCTCTGCCCGAGTGCCTTCTCCATTTGGTAGCCGAGCTGCAGCATCCCGAACTGGTGACATCAGAAAATGCAAAGTCCAGGAGTCATGCAGGGCTCTGCTGAGGAACATTGTCCCACTACCTGCTTAGGCTTGTCTACCTTTCTCAGGCTCGGCGTCAGGTAGACACTGTCCTCTGGGGCAGTTTCCTACACACTCTTCACACTTTTGGCCAAGACTGAAGGTCTATGACACCTTATAATTCAGTGGGTCCATGAACTTCAGTGGGAAAAAAATTGTATCTTTAACtgaaatttagcatttccttCAATTATGAACAGGTAACAAACCATATACTGGCAGTGCAGTGACACTGGAACaaaaatcagattattttcattattatcacTGCTGCAGACAGTTCATCACTATTTGGAAATTACAGGGGCTCTAAGACTTGCTGCTATCTTGTCATTTAATGTCACAGACACATATCTCTGCATcataaatttgttttaatattttgataactATTTCAAGTAACTATTTTAATGGTTTCTTTTTAactctattcattttttttaatgcatttaaagACATAATTCTGAGAAGGGCTTCACAGATTTCACCAGCCTGCTGAAGACATTCACGGCAcaaaaaaaagcttaaaaaccTCATGTTCATAGTCTGGAGAAGGCAAATTCCCTATTTTTAAGCTATTTCACTGGTCTGTGAACAATTCCTGAATGAAAATAATGTGAGCCCAGATgtgaaggaagaaatggattcctGGCATTAATCTCTGGGGCTAGAACTCCCCTTCATGTCCCAAATCCAAAGCTTCCTAAAGCTACACCTGACTGTCAAaacagggggcagggtggggaactttaattagagaaaaaaagggaCCCCTGACAGTAGAGAGATGGCACATACCAAGAGACAGGATGGTGACATAGGCAGGCCGGTCCGAGCGCAGCAGGGAGTGCTCCCGAGCCTTGTTGAGTGAGGTCTCCTTGTCAAACACACCCTTGACAGGTCCCACTACAGACTCAAAGCCATGCATGCGAAAGGTGAACGCCTTATGGGGTTGGCTGTATCTGTAACGCTCCTACCGAGACAAAAGGGATGTGCTCCTAAGTCAGAATTAGAGGGATTCTCTCTAGAGCTCCCACACAAAGAGGGATCAACCTGGAGATATTAAAACAAGAAGGAAGCAGTGATTCCACTAGGAATACTGGCCAATCATAGTAGGAAAAGGATGGTCTCTGAAACCCTAGTCACTAACaaggtaaatataaatatattttgctaTCTGGAAGGTCATCAAAACTTTTCTCAGTCCCTTTCCTCACACCATTTCCACCCCCAACAAACAATCCCAACCAACAGAATATCTAAGGTTAAGGGTGTGAGTGTCCTCCACAAATGTGGACTCGGGATTGTGCCTGGAGCATCTCTCTGCATAGCCGCATCAATGCAGAGCTTGCTCTAGCTCTTTCTTACCTGCTCCTGAAAAGCCCGCTTCTCCTCCCCTGTGCTAGGCCGTACCACATAGTCAGTTCTTCTGGAACATAAAGAAGTTTGTGTTCATCACCCCTTCTCCAGCACACAGAACCATTCCCTTTGTAAAGTGAACCCTTTATTGGTGCTCTATTCTTGCCAAGGCCAAAAGTCCACTTTCTAGCTCCTACCAAGTAACTTCTGTTGGTATTTCCAAAATTACTTGATTTTTAAGAATCAAGAAAAGTACTGAATAAGTGGGAAAGAGACTGGTGTTTTTACATactgatttcagtctcactgctAAGCCCAATCTGATGGCAACAAAAAATTCAGCCTTAGAGGAACAAAGAAATTCAAATCTGTAAGATGACAAGGGTGGTTTTTCTGCTTCCTAGGAAAAGTACCAAGAAATTGAGTTCAACACCCCATTACATAAGGTAAAATGTTTCTGTCACATTCCACATGGCCCTCTATGCCGCTGTTCATGAATCTAACTAAAGAAACATACCGTAGCTTCAAATCAGTAAAATCTTAGGAAtatatttaaccaaggaggtaaaagatctgtACACTAAAAAGTAGTACAAGCCTTTgattaaagaaactgaagaagaaacaaataaatggaaagatatcctctGTTCGTGGATTGGAAGAATACTGTGAAGATGTTCATATTAGCCAAAGTCATATAAAGAGTCAGCGCAATACCTATTAAAATCCCAGTGGCATTTTCAGACACAAAAATGC
It contains:
- the NFRKB gene encoding nuclear factor related to kappa-B-binding protein isoform X2; its protein translation is MDSLDHMLTDPLELGPCGDGHGTRIMEDCLLGVTRVSLPEDLLEDPEIFFDVVSFSTWQEVLSDSQREHLQQFLPRFPEDSTEQQNQLILALFRGENFRFGNPLHIAQKLFRDGHFNPEVVKYRQLCYKSQYKRYLTSQQQYFHRLLKQILASRSDLLEMARRSGPAVPSRQKRPSPSRTAEEREWRTQQRYLKVLREVKEECGDTDLSSDEEDLSSWLPSSPAHSPSPAVPLRVVPTLSTMDMKTADKIELGDSDLKIMLKKHHEKRKHQPDHPDLLTGDLTLNDIMNRVNAGRKGSLAALYDLAVLKKKVKEKEEKKKKKIKVIKSEAEDLAEPLNSTEGVPALAQAPSPPAVPAIKEEPLEDLKPCLGINEISSSFFSLLLEILLLEGQASLPMLEERVLDWQSSPASSLNSWFSAAPNWAELVLPALQYLAGESRAVPSSFSPFVEFKEKSQQWKLLGHSQDNEKELAVLFQLWLETKDQAFCKQENEDSSDATIPVPRVRTDYVVRPSTGEEKRAFQEQERYRYSQPHKAFTFRMHGFESVVGPVKGVFDKETSLNKAREHSLLRSDRPAYVTILSLVRDAAARLPNGEGTRAEICELLKDSQFLAPDVTSTQVNTVVSGALDRLHYEKDPCVKYDIGCKLWIYLHRDRSEEEFERIHQAQAAAAKARKALQQKPKPPSKVKSGSKESSVKVLSSGPSEQSQMSLSDSSMPPTPVTPVTPTTPALPATPISPPPISSVNKSGPTTASEPAKSSSGVLLVSSPTIPQLGTMLSPASSQAPPSSQAAARVVSHSGSTGLPQVRVVAQPSLPAVTQQSAGPTQTLPQMPAGPQIRVPATVTQTKVMPQTAVATVPVKAQTAAATVQRPGPGQAGLTVTSLPATASPVSKPATSSPGGSAPSASTAAVIQNVTGQNIIKQVAITGQLGVKPQTGNSMPLTAANFRIQGKDVLRLPPSSITTDAKGQTVLRITPDMMATLAKSQVTTVKLTQDLFGPGSGPGGKGISATFHVTSAAAHAADGPTAASSAGTPAPTPAGTTVVKVAPDLKTTEASSSAFRLMPALGVSVADQKGKNTVASSEAKPAATIRIVQGLGVMPPKAGQTITVAAHAKQVSSVASGSGTVHSSAVSLPSMNAAVSKTVAVASGTASTPISLGTGAPTVRQVPVSTTVVSTSQAGKLPTRITVPLSVISQPMKGKSVVTAPIIKGNLGANLSGLGRNIILTTMPAGTKLIAGNKPVSFLTAQQLQQLQQQGQATQVRIQTVPASHLQQGTASGSSKAVSTVVVTTAPSPKQAPEQQ
- the NFRKB gene encoding nuclear factor related to kappa-B-binding protein isoform X3, with amino-acid sequence MDMKTADKIELGDSDLKIMLKKHHEKRKHQPDHPDLLTGDLTLNDIMNRVNAGRKGSLAALYDLAVLKKKVKEKEEKKKKKIKVIKSEAEDLAEPLNSTEGVPALAQAPSPPAVPAIKEEPLEDLKPCLGINEISSSFFSLLLEILLLEGQASLPMLEERVLDWQSSPASSLNSWFSAAPNWAELVLPALQYLAGESRAVPSSFSPFVEFKEKSQQWKLLGHSQDNEKELAVLFQLWLETKDQAFCKQENEDSSDATIPVPRVRTDYVVRPSTGEEKRAFQEQERYRYSQPHKAFTFRMHGFESVVGPVKGVFDKETSLNKAREHSLLRSDRPAYVTILSLVRDAAARLPNGEGTRAEICELLKDSQFLAPDVTSTQVNTVVSGALDRLHYEKDPCVKYDIGCKLWIYLHRDRSEEEFERIHQAQAAAAKARKALQQKPKPPSKVKSGSKESSVKVLSSGPSEQSQMSLSDSSMPPTPVTPVTPTTPALPATPISPPPISSVNKSGPTTASEPAKSSSGVLLVSSPTIPQLGTMLSPASSQAPPSSQAAARVVSHSGSTGLPQVRVVAQPSLPAVTQQSAGPTQTLPQMPAGPQIRVPATVTQTKVMPQTAVATVPVKAQTAAATVQRPGPGQAGLTVTSLPATASPVSKPATSSPGGSAPSASTAAVIQNVTGQNIIKQVAITGQLGVKPQTGNSMPLTAANFRIQGKDVLRLPPSSITTDAKGQTVLRITPDMMATLAKSQVTTVKLTQDLFGPGSGPGGKGISATFHVTSAAAHAADGPTAASSAGTPAPTPAGTTVVKVAPDLKTTEASSSAFRLMPALGVSVADQKGKNTVASSEAKPAATIRIVQGLGVMPPKAGQTITVAAHAKQVSSVASGSGTVHSSAVSLPSMNAAVSKTVAVASGTASTPISLGTGAPTVRQVPVSTTVVSTSQAGKLPTRITVPLSVISQPMKGKSVVTAPIIKGNLGANLSGLGRNIILTTMPAGTKLIAGNKPVSFLTAQQLQQLQQQGQATQVRIQTVPASHLQQGTASGSSKAVSTVVVTTAPSPKQAPEQQ
- the NFRKB gene encoding nuclear factor related to kappa-B-binding protein isoform X1 — its product is MDSLDHMLTDPLELGPCGDGHGTRIMEDCLLGVTRVSLPEDLLEDPEIFFDVVSFSTWQEVLSDSQREHLQQFLPRFPEDSTEQQNQLILALFRGENFRFGNPLHIAQKLFRDGHFNPEVVKYRQLCYKSQYKRYLTSQQQYFHRLLKQILASRSDLLEMARRSGPAVPSRQKRPSPSRTAEEREWRTQQRYLKVLREVKEECGDTDLSSDEEATLDLQEQFSFEDLSSWLPSSPAHSPSPAVPLRVVPTLSTMDMKTADKIELGDSDLKIMLKKHHEKRKHQPDHPDLLTGDLTLNDIMNRVNAGRKGSLAALYDLAVLKKKVKEKEEKKKKKIKVIKSEAEDLAEPLNSTEGVPALAQAPSPPAVPAIKEEPLEDLKPCLGINEISSSFFSLLLEILLLEGQASLPMLEERVLDWQSSPASSLNSWFSAAPNWAELVLPALQYLAGESRAVPSSFSPFVEFKEKSQQWKLLGHSQDNEKELAVLFQLWLETKDQAFCKQENEDSSDATIPVPRVRTDYVVRPSTGEEKRAFQEQERYRYSQPHKAFTFRMHGFESVVGPVKGVFDKETSLNKAREHSLLRSDRPAYVTILSLVRDAAARLPNGEGTRAEICELLKDSQFLAPDVTSTQVNTVVSGALDRLHYEKDPCVKYDIGCKLWIYLHRDRSEEEFERIHQAQAAAAKARKALQQKPKPPSKVKSGSKESSVKVLSSGPSEQSQMSLSDSSMPPTPVTPVTPTTPALPATPISPPPISSVNKSGPTTASEPAKSSSGVLLVSSPTIPQLGTMLSPASSQAPPSSQAAARVVSHSGSTGLPQVRVVAQPSLPAVTQQSAGPTQTLPQMPAGPQIRVPATVTQTKVMPQTAVATVPVKAQTAAATVQRPGPGQAGLTVTSLPATASPVSKPATSSPGGSAPSASTAAVIQNVTGQNIIKQVAITGQLGVKPQTGNSMPLTAANFRIQGKDVLRLPPSSITTDAKGQTVLRITPDMMATLAKSQVTTVKLTQDLFGPGSGPGGKGISATFHVTSAAAHAADGPTAASSAGTPAPTPAGTTVVKVAPDLKTTEASSSAFRLMPALGVSVADQKGKNTVASSEAKPAATIRIVQGLGVMPPKAGQTITVAAHAKQVSSVASGSGTVHSSAVSLPSMNAAVSKTVAVASGTASTPISLGTGAPTVRQVPVSTTVVSTSQAGKLPTRITVPLSVISQPMKGKSVVTAPIIKGNLGANLSGLGRNIILTTMPAGTKLIAGNKPVSFLTAQQLQQLQQQGQATQVRIQTVPASHLQQGTASGSSKAVSTVVVTTAPSPKQAPEQQ